The following are from one region of the Myotis daubentonii chromosome 2, mMyoDau2.1, whole genome shotgun sequence genome:
- the SMARCC2 gene encoding SWI/SNF complex subunit SMARCC2 isoform X1, translated as MAVRKKDGGPNVKYYEAADTVTQFDNVRLWLGKNYKKYIQAEPPTNKSLSSLVVQLLQFQEEVFGKHVSNAPLTKLPIKCFLDFKAGGSLCHILAAAYKFKSDQGWRRYDFQNPSRMDRNVEMFMTIEKSLVQNNCLSRPNIFLCPEIEPKLLGKLKDIIKRHQGTVTEDRNSASHVVYPVPGNLEEEEWVRPVMKRDKQVLLHWGYYPDSYDTWIPASEIEASVEDAPTPEKPRKVHAKWILDTDTFNEWMNEEDYEVNDDKNPVSRRKKISAKTLTDEVNSPDSDRRDKKGGNYKKRKRSPSPSPTPEAKKKNAKKGPSTPYTKSKRGHREEEQEDLTKDMDEPSPVPNVEEVTLPKTVNTKKDSESAPVKGGTMTDLDEQEDESMETTGKDEDENSTGNKGEQTKNPDLHEDNVTEQTHHIIIPSYAAWFDYNSVHAIERRALPEFFNGKNKSKTPEIYLAYRNFMIDTYRLNPQEYLTSTACRRNLAGDVCAIMRVHAFLEQWGLINYQVDAESRPTPMGPPPTSHFHVLADTPSGLVPLQPKTPQGRQGDADTKAGRKGKELDDLVPETAKGKPELTSASQQMLNFPDKGKEKPTDMQNFGLRTDMYTKKNVPAKSKAAASATREWTEQETLLLLEALEMYKDDWNKVSEHVGSRTQDECILHFLRLPIEDPYLEDSEASLGPLAYQPIPFSQSGNPVMSTVAFLASVVDPRVASAAAKSALEEFSKMKEEVPTALVEAHVRKVEEAAKVTGKADPAFGLESSGIAGTTSDEPERIGPEESGTDEARAEGQATEEKKEPKEPREGVGAVEEEAKEKTSEAPKKDEEKGKEGDSEKESEKSDGDPIVDPEKEKEPKEGQEEVLKEVVESEGERKTKVERDIGEGNLSTAAAAALAAAAVKAKHLAAVEERKIKSLVALLVETQMKKLEIKLRHFEELETIMDREREALEYQRQQLLADRQAFHMEQLKYAEMRARQQHFQQMHQQQQQPPPALPPGSQPIPPTGAAGPPTVHGLAMAPASVAPAPASSGVPPGSLGPSEQIGQTGSTAGPQQQQPAGAPQPGAVPPGVPPPGPHGPSPFPNQQTPPSMMPGAVPGSGHPGVAGNAPLGLPFGMPPPPPPAPSIIPFGSLADSISINLPPPPNLHGHHHHLPFAPGTLPPPNLPVSMANPLHPNLPATTTMPSSLPLGPGLGSAAAQSPAIVAAVQGNLLPSASPLPDPGTPLPPDPTAPSPGTVTPVPPPQ; from the exons ATGGCGGTGCGGAAGAAGGACGGCGGCCCCAACGTGAAGTACTACGAGGCCGCGGACACGGTGACCCAGTTCGACAACGTGCGGCTCTGGCTCGGCAAGAACTACAAGAAG TATATACAAGCTGAGCCACCCACCAACAAGTCCCTGTCCAGCCTGGTTGTACAGTTGCTACAATTTCAGGAAGAAGTTTTTGGCAAACATGTCAGCAATGCACCGCTCACTAAACTGCCG ATCAAATGTTTCCTAGATTTCAAAGCAGGAGGCTCCCTGTGCCACATACTTGCAGCTGCCTACAAATTCAAGAGTGACCAGGGATG GCGGCGTTACGACTTCCAGAACCCATCACGCATGGACCGCAACGTGGAAATGTTCATGACCATCGAGAAGTCCTTGGTGCAG AATAATTGCCTGTCTCGACCAAACATTTTTCTGTGCCCCGAAATTGAACCCAAACTGCTAGGAAAATTAAAGGACATTATCAAGAGACACCAG GGAACGGTCACGGAGGATAGGAACAGTGCCTCCCATGTTGTGTATCCTGTCCCAGGGAACCTGGAAGAAG AGGAATGGGTGCGACCAGTCATGAAGAGGGACAAGCAGGTTCTTCTGCACTGGGGCTATTACCCTGACAG TTACGACACGTGGATCCCGGCCAGTGAAATTGAAGCGTCTGTGGAAGATGCCCCGACTCCCGAGAAACCTCGGAAG GTTCATGCGAAGTGGATCCTGGACACAGACACCttcaatgaatggatgaatgaggaAGACTATGAAGTAAATGATGACAAAAACCCTGTCTCCCGCCGAAAGAAGATTTCAGCCAAGACACTGACAGATGAG GTGAACAGCCCGGATTCAGATCGACGGGACAAGAAGGGGGGGAACTATAAGAAAAGGAAGCGCTCCCCCTCTCCTTCACCAACCCCAGAAGCTAAGAAGAAAAATGCTAAGAAAGG TCCCTCAACACCTTACACCAAGTCCAAGCGTGGCCACAGAGAAGAGGAGCAAGAAGACCTAACAAAGGACATGGATGAGCCCTCACCAGTCCCCAACGTAGAAGAGGTGACATTGCCCAAAACAG TCAACACTAAGAAGGACTCGGAGTCAGCCCCGGTCAAAGGAGGCACCATGACTGACCTGG atgAACAGGAGGATGAAAGCATGGAGACCACGGGCAAG GATGAGGATGAAAACAGTACGGGGAACAAGGGGGAGCAGACCAAGAACCCGGACCTGCATGAGGACAATGTGACTGAGCAGACCCACCACATCATCATTCCCAGCTATGCAGCCTGGTTCGATTATAATAG TGTTCATGCCATTGAGCGGCGGGCCCTCCCTGAGTTCTTCAACGGCAAGAACAAGTCCAAGACTCCAGAAAT CTACCTGGCCTACCGAAACTTCATGATTGACACTTACCGGCTGAACCCCCAGGAGTATCTCACCTCTACCGCCTGCCGCAGGAACCTGGCGGGCGATGTCTGTGCCATCATGAG GGTCCACGCCTTCCTAGAGCAGTGGGGTCTTATAAACTACCAGGTGGATGCTGAGAGTCGACCAACCCCAATGGGACCTCCACCCACCTCTCACTTCCATGTCTTAGCGGACACGCCCTCAGGGCTGGTGCCTCTGCAACCCAAGACCCCACAG GGCCGCCAGGGTGATGCTGATACCAAGGCTGGGCGCAAGGGCAAAGAGCTGGACGACCTGGTGCCAGAGACCGCTAAGGGCAAGCCAGAGCTG ACCTCTGCTTCCCAACAAATGCTCAACTTCCCTGACAAAGGCAAAGAGAAACCAACAGACATGCAGAACTTCGGGCTGCGCACAGACATGTACACAAAGAAGAACGTGCCCGCCAAG AGCAAAGCTGCGGCCAGTGCCACGCGAGAGTGGACGGAGCAGGAGACCCTTCTTCTCCTGGAG GCTCTGGAAATGTACAAAGACGACTGGAACAAAGTGTCTGAGCATGTGGGAAGCCGCACGCAGGACGAGTGCATCTTGCATTTTCTTCGTCTTCCCATTGAAGACCCGTACCTGGAGGACTCGGAGGCCTCTCTGGGCCCCCTGGCCTACCAGCCCATCCCTTTCAGTCAGTCCGGCAACCCCGTCATGAGCACTGTCGCCTTCCTGGCCTCCGTCGTCGATCCTCGAGTCGCCTCTGCTGCTGCAAAGTCGGCTCTAG AGGAGTTCTCTAAAATGAAGGAAGAGGTACCCACAGCCTTGGTGGAGGCCCATGTTCGGAAAGTGGAGGAAGCAGCCAAAGTGACAGGCAAGGCGGACCCAGCCTTCGGCCTGGAAAGTAGTGGTATTGCCGGAACCACCTCTGATGAGCCTGAGCGGATTGG CCCAGAGGAGAGCGGGACTGACGAGGCACGGGCGGAGGGCCAGGCCACAGAGGAGAAGAAGGAACCCAAG GAACCCCGAGAAGGAGTTGGGGCTGTGGAGGAAGAAGCAAAAGAGAAGACTAGCGAGGCTCCCAAGAAAgatgaagagaaagggaaagaaggcgACAGTGAGAAGGAGTCAGAGAAGAGTGATGGGGACCCCATAG TTGACCCTGAGAAGGAGAAGGAGCcaaaggaggggcaggaggaagtgCTGAAGGAAGTGGTGGAGTCAGAGGGGGAAAGGAAGACCAAGGTGGAGAGGGACATTGGTGAGGGCAATCTCTccaccgctgctgctgctgcgctgGCTGCCGCCGCTGTGAAGGCCAAG cacTTGGCTGCTGTTGAGGAGAGGAAGATCAAATCTCTGGTGGCCCTGCTAGTGGAGACCCAGATGAAAAAGCTGGAGATCAAACTCCGGCACTTTGAGGAGCTGGAGACGATCATGGACCGGGAGCGAGAAGCA CTGGAGTATCAGAGGCAGCAGCTCCTGGCCGACAGGCAAGCCTTCCACATGGAGCAGCTGAAGTATGCGGAGATGAGGGCTCGGCAGCAGCACTTCCAGCAAatgcaccagcagcagcagcagccacctccagccctgcccccaggctcccagcctaTCCCACCTACAGGCGCTGCTGGGCCACCCACAGTCCATGGCTTGGCGATGGCTCCGGCTTCTGTGGCCCCTGCTCCTGCTagcagtggggtccctcctgGAAGCTTGGGCCCCTCTGAACAGATTGGGCAGACAGGGTCAACTGCAGGGCCACAGCAGCAACAACCAGCCGGAGCCCCCCAACCTGGGGCAGTCCCACCAGGGGTACCACCCCCTGGACCCCATG GCCCCTCACCGTTCCCCAACCAACAAACTCCTCCCTCAATGATGCCAGGGGCAGTGCCAGGCAGCGGGCACCCAGGCGTGGCGGGTAATGCTCCTTTGGGTTTGCCTTTTGGCatgccgcctcctcctcctcctgctccatccATCATCCCATTTGGTAGTCTAGCCGACTCCATCAGTATTaaccttccccctcctcctaaCCTGCATGGGCATCACCACCATCTCCCGTTCGCCCCGGGCACTCTCCCCCCACCTAACCTGCCTGTGTCCATGGCGAACCCTCTACATCCTAACCTGCCGGCGACCACCACCATGCCATCTTCCTTGCCTCTCGGGCCGGGGCTCGGATCCGCCGCAGCCCAGAGCCCTGCCATTGTGGCAGCTGTTCAGGGCAACCTCCTGCCCAGTGCCAGCCCACTGCCAG ACCCAGGCACCCCCCTGCCTCCAGACCCCACAGCCCCGAGCCCAGGCACAGTCACCCCTGTGCCACCTCCACAGTGA
- the SMARCC2 gene encoding SWI/SNF complex subunit SMARCC2 isoform X8 → MAVRKKDGGPNVKYYEAADTVTQFDNVRLWLGKNYKKYIQAEPPTNKSLSSLVVQLLQFQEEVFGKHVSNAPLTKLPIKCFLDFKAGGSLCHILAAAYKFKSDQGWRRYDFQNPSRMDRNVEMFMTIEKSLVQNNCLSRPNIFLCPEIEPKLLGKLKDIIKRHQGTVTEDRNSASHVVYPVPGNLEEEEWVRPVMKRDKQVLLHWGYYPDSYDTWIPASEIEASVEDAPTPEKPRKVHAKWILDTDTFNEWMNEEDYEVNDDKNPVSRRKKISAKTLTDEVNSPDSDRRDKKGGNYKKRKRSPSPSPTPEAKKKNAKKGPSTPYTKSKRGHREEEQEDLTKDMDEPSPVPNVEEVTLPKTVNTKKDSESAPVKGGTMTDLDEQEDESMETTGKDEDENSTGNKGEQTKNPDLHEDNVTEQTHHIIIPSYAAWFDYNSVHAIERRALPEFFNGKNKSKTPEIYLAYRNFMIDTYRLNPQEYLTSTACRRNLAGDVCAIMRVHAFLEQWGLINYQVDAESRPTPMGPPPTSHFHVLADTPSGLVPLQPKTPQGRQGDADTKAGRKGKELDDLVPETAKGKPELQTSASQQMLNFPDKGKEKPTDMQNFGLRTDMYTKKNVPAKSKAAASATREWTEQETLLLLEALEMYKDDWNKVSEHVGSRTQDECILHFLRLPIEDPYLEDSEASLGPLAYQPIPFSQSGNPVMSTVAFLASVVDPRVASAAAKSALEEFSKMKEEVPTALVEAHVRKVEEAAKVTGKADPAFGLESSGIAGTTSDEPERIGPEESGTDEARAEGQATEEKKEPKEPREGVGAVEEEAKEKTSEAPKKDEEKGKEGDSEKESEKSDGDPIVDPEKEKEPKEGQEEVLKEVVESEGERKTKVERDIGEGNLSTAAAAALAAAAVKAKHLAAVEERKIKSLVALLVETQMKKLEIKLRHFEELETIMDREREALEYQRQQLLADRQAFHMEQLKYAEMRARQQHFQQMHQQQQQPPPALPPGSQPIPPTGAAGPPTVHGLAMAPASVAPAPASSGVPPGSLGPSEQIGQTGSTAGPQQQQPAGAPQPGAVPPGVPPPGPHGPSPFPNQQTPPSMMPGAVPGSGHPGVADPGTPLPPDPTAPSPGTVTPVPPPQ, encoded by the exons ATGGCGGTGCGGAAGAAGGACGGCGGCCCCAACGTGAAGTACTACGAGGCCGCGGACACGGTGACCCAGTTCGACAACGTGCGGCTCTGGCTCGGCAAGAACTACAAGAAG TATATACAAGCTGAGCCACCCACCAACAAGTCCCTGTCCAGCCTGGTTGTACAGTTGCTACAATTTCAGGAAGAAGTTTTTGGCAAACATGTCAGCAATGCACCGCTCACTAAACTGCCG ATCAAATGTTTCCTAGATTTCAAAGCAGGAGGCTCCCTGTGCCACATACTTGCAGCTGCCTACAAATTCAAGAGTGACCAGGGATG GCGGCGTTACGACTTCCAGAACCCATCACGCATGGACCGCAACGTGGAAATGTTCATGACCATCGAGAAGTCCTTGGTGCAG AATAATTGCCTGTCTCGACCAAACATTTTTCTGTGCCCCGAAATTGAACCCAAACTGCTAGGAAAATTAAAGGACATTATCAAGAGACACCAG GGAACGGTCACGGAGGATAGGAACAGTGCCTCCCATGTTGTGTATCCTGTCCCAGGGAACCTGGAAGAAG AGGAATGGGTGCGACCAGTCATGAAGAGGGACAAGCAGGTTCTTCTGCACTGGGGCTATTACCCTGACAG TTACGACACGTGGATCCCGGCCAGTGAAATTGAAGCGTCTGTGGAAGATGCCCCGACTCCCGAGAAACCTCGGAAG GTTCATGCGAAGTGGATCCTGGACACAGACACCttcaatgaatggatgaatgaggaAGACTATGAAGTAAATGATGACAAAAACCCTGTCTCCCGCCGAAAGAAGATTTCAGCCAAGACACTGACAGATGAG GTGAACAGCCCGGATTCAGATCGACGGGACAAGAAGGGGGGGAACTATAAGAAAAGGAAGCGCTCCCCCTCTCCTTCACCAACCCCAGAAGCTAAGAAGAAAAATGCTAAGAAAGG TCCCTCAACACCTTACACCAAGTCCAAGCGTGGCCACAGAGAAGAGGAGCAAGAAGACCTAACAAAGGACATGGATGAGCCCTCACCAGTCCCCAACGTAGAAGAGGTGACATTGCCCAAAACAG TCAACACTAAGAAGGACTCGGAGTCAGCCCCGGTCAAAGGAGGCACCATGACTGACCTGG atgAACAGGAGGATGAAAGCATGGAGACCACGGGCAAG GATGAGGATGAAAACAGTACGGGGAACAAGGGGGAGCAGACCAAGAACCCGGACCTGCATGAGGACAATGTGACTGAGCAGACCCACCACATCATCATTCCCAGCTATGCAGCCTGGTTCGATTATAATAG TGTTCATGCCATTGAGCGGCGGGCCCTCCCTGAGTTCTTCAACGGCAAGAACAAGTCCAAGACTCCAGAAAT CTACCTGGCCTACCGAAACTTCATGATTGACACTTACCGGCTGAACCCCCAGGAGTATCTCACCTCTACCGCCTGCCGCAGGAACCTGGCGGGCGATGTCTGTGCCATCATGAG GGTCCACGCCTTCCTAGAGCAGTGGGGTCTTATAAACTACCAGGTGGATGCTGAGAGTCGACCAACCCCAATGGGACCTCCACCCACCTCTCACTTCCATGTCTTAGCGGACACGCCCTCAGGGCTGGTGCCTCTGCAACCCAAGACCCCACAG GGCCGCCAGGGTGATGCTGATACCAAGGCTGGGCGCAAGGGCAAAGAGCTGGACGACCTGGTGCCAGAGACCGCTAAGGGCAAGCCAGAGCTG CAGACCTCTGCTTCCCAACAAATGCTCAACTTCCCTGACAAAGGCAAAGAGAAACCAACAGACATGCAGAACTTCGGGCTGCGCACAGACATGTACACAAAGAAGAACGTGCCCGCCAAG AGCAAAGCTGCGGCCAGTGCCACGCGAGAGTGGACGGAGCAGGAGACCCTTCTTCTCCTGGAG GCTCTGGAAATGTACAAAGACGACTGGAACAAAGTGTCTGAGCATGTGGGAAGCCGCACGCAGGACGAGTGCATCTTGCATTTTCTTCGTCTTCCCATTGAAGACCCGTACCTGGAGGACTCGGAGGCCTCTCTGGGCCCCCTGGCCTACCAGCCCATCCCTTTCAGTCAGTCCGGCAACCCCGTCATGAGCACTGTCGCCTTCCTGGCCTCCGTCGTCGATCCTCGAGTCGCCTCTGCTGCTGCAAAGTCGGCTCTAG AGGAGTTCTCTAAAATGAAGGAAGAGGTACCCACAGCCTTGGTGGAGGCCCATGTTCGGAAAGTGGAGGAAGCAGCCAAAGTGACAGGCAAGGCGGACCCAGCCTTCGGCCTGGAAAGTAGTGGTATTGCCGGAACCACCTCTGATGAGCCTGAGCGGATTGG CCCAGAGGAGAGCGGGACTGACGAGGCACGGGCGGAGGGCCAGGCCACAGAGGAGAAGAAGGAACCCAAG GAACCCCGAGAAGGAGTTGGGGCTGTGGAGGAAGAAGCAAAAGAGAAGACTAGCGAGGCTCCCAAGAAAgatgaagagaaagggaaagaaggcgACAGTGAGAAGGAGTCAGAGAAGAGTGATGGGGACCCCATAG TTGACCCTGAGAAGGAGAAGGAGCcaaaggaggggcaggaggaagtgCTGAAGGAAGTGGTGGAGTCAGAGGGGGAAAGGAAGACCAAGGTGGAGAGGGACATTGGTGAGGGCAATCTCTccaccgctgctgctgctgcgctgGCTGCCGCCGCTGTGAAGGCCAAG cacTTGGCTGCTGTTGAGGAGAGGAAGATCAAATCTCTGGTGGCCCTGCTAGTGGAGACCCAGATGAAAAAGCTGGAGATCAAACTCCGGCACTTTGAGGAGCTGGAGACGATCATGGACCGGGAGCGAGAAGCA CTGGAGTATCAGAGGCAGCAGCTCCTGGCCGACAGGCAAGCCTTCCACATGGAGCAGCTGAAGTATGCGGAGATGAGGGCTCGGCAGCAGCACTTCCAGCAAatgcaccagcagcagcagcagccacctccagccctgcccccaggctcccagcctaTCCCACCTACAGGCGCTGCTGGGCCACCCACAGTCCATGGCTTGGCGATGGCTCCGGCTTCTGTGGCCCCTGCTCCTGCTagcagtggggtccctcctgGAAGCTTGGGCCCCTCTGAACAGATTGGGCAGACAGGGTCAACTGCAGGGCCACAGCAGCAACAACCAGCCGGAGCCCCCCAACCTGGGGCAGTCCCACCAGGGGTACCACCCCCTGGACCCCATG GCCCCTCACCGTTCCCCAACCAACAAACTCCTCCCTCAATGATGCCAGGGGCAGTGCCAGGCAGCGGGCACCCAGGCGTGGCGG ACCCAGGCACCCCCCTGCCTCCAGACCCCACAGCCCCGAGCCCAGGCACAGTCACCCCTGTGCCACCTCCACAGTGA
- the SMARCC2 gene encoding SWI/SNF complex subunit SMARCC2 isoform X4, with product MAVRKKDGGPNVKYYEAADTVTQFDNVRLWLGKNYKKYIQAEPPTNKSLSSLVVQLLQFQEEVFGKHVSNAPLTKLPIKCFLDFKAGGSLCHILAAAYKFKSDQGWRRYDFQNPSRMDRNVEMFMTIEKSLVQNNCLSRPNIFLCPEIEPKLLGKLKDIIKRHQGTVTEDRNSASHVVYPVPGNLEEEEWVRPVMKRDKQVLLHWGYYPDSYDTWIPASEIEASVEDAPTPEKPRKVHAKWILDTDTFNEWMNEEDYEVNDDKNPVSRRKKISAKTLTDEVNSPDSDRRDKKGGNYKKRKRSPSPSPTPEAKKKNAKKGPSTPYTKSKRGHREEEQEDLTKDMDEPSPVPNVEEVTLPKTVNTKKDSESAPVKGGTMTDLDEQEDESMETTGKDEDENSTGNKGEQTKNPDLHEDNVTEQTHHIIIPSYAAWFDYNSVHAIERRALPEFFNGKNKSKTPEIYLAYRNFMIDTYRLNPQEYLTSTACRRNLAGDVCAIMRVHAFLEQWGLINYQVDAESRPTPMGPPPTSHFHVLADTPSGLVPLQPKTPQTSASQQMLNFPDKGKEKPTDMQNFGLRTDMYTKKNVPAKSKAAASATREWTEQETLLLLEALEMYKDDWNKVSEHVGSRTQDECILHFLRLPIEDPYLEDSEASLGPLAYQPIPFSQSGNPVMSTVAFLASVVDPRVASAAAKSALEEFSKMKEEVPTALVEAHVRKVEEAAKVTGKADPAFGLESSGIAGTTSDEPERIGPEESGTDEARAEGQATEEKKEPKEPREGVGAVEEEAKEKTSEAPKKDEEKGKEGDSEKESEKSDGDPIVDPEKEKEPKEGQEEVLKEVVESEGERKTKVERDIGEGNLSTAAAAALAAAAVKAKHLAAVEERKIKSLVALLVETQMKKLEIKLRHFEELETIMDREREALEYQRQQLLADRQAFHMEQLKYAEMRARQQHFQQMHQQQQQPPPALPPGSQPIPPTGAAGPPTVHGLAMAPASVAPAPASSGVPPGSLGPSEQIGQTGSTAGPQQQQPAGAPQPGAVPPGVPPPGPHGPSPFPNQQTPPSMMPGAVPGSGHPGVAGNAPLGLPFGMPPPPPPAPSIIPFGSLADSISINLPPPPNLHGHHHHLPFAPGTLPPPNLPVSMANPLHPNLPATTTMPSSLPLGPGLGSAAAQSPAIVAAVQGNLLPSASPLPDPGTPLPPDPTAPSPGTVTPVPPPQ from the exons ATGGCGGTGCGGAAGAAGGACGGCGGCCCCAACGTGAAGTACTACGAGGCCGCGGACACGGTGACCCAGTTCGACAACGTGCGGCTCTGGCTCGGCAAGAACTACAAGAAG TATATACAAGCTGAGCCACCCACCAACAAGTCCCTGTCCAGCCTGGTTGTACAGTTGCTACAATTTCAGGAAGAAGTTTTTGGCAAACATGTCAGCAATGCACCGCTCACTAAACTGCCG ATCAAATGTTTCCTAGATTTCAAAGCAGGAGGCTCCCTGTGCCACATACTTGCAGCTGCCTACAAATTCAAGAGTGACCAGGGATG GCGGCGTTACGACTTCCAGAACCCATCACGCATGGACCGCAACGTGGAAATGTTCATGACCATCGAGAAGTCCTTGGTGCAG AATAATTGCCTGTCTCGACCAAACATTTTTCTGTGCCCCGAAATTGAACCCAAACTGCTAGGAAAATTAAAGGACATTATCAAGAGACACCAG GGAACGGTCACGGAGGATAGGAACAGTGCCTCCCATGTTGTGTATCCTGTCCCAGGGAACCTGGAAGAAG AGGAATGGGTGCGACCAGTCATGAAGAGGGACAAGCAGGTTCTTCTGCACTGGGGCTATTACCCTGACAG TTACGACACGTGGATCCCGGCCAGTGAAATTGAAGCGTCTGTGGAAGATGCCCCGACTCCCGAGAAACCTCGGAAG GTTCATGCGAAGTGGATCCTGGACACAGACACCttcaatgaatggatgaatgaggaAGACTATGAAGTAAATGATGACAAAAACCCTGTCTCCCGCCGAAAGAAGATTTCAGCCAAGACACTGACAGATGAG GTGAACAGCCCGGATTCAGATCGACGGGACAAGAAGGGGGGGAACTATAAGAAAAGGAAGCGCTCCCCCTCTCCTTCACCAACCCCAGAAGCTAAGAAGAAAAATGCTAAGAAAGG TCCCTCAACACCTTACACCAAGTCCAAGCGTGGCCACAGAGAAGAGGAGCAAGAAGACCTAACAAAGGACATGGATGAGCCCTCACCAGTCCCCAACGTAGAAGAGGTGACATTGCCCAAAACAG TCAACACTAAGAAGGACTCGGAGTCAGCCCCGGTCAAAGGAGGCACCATGACTGACCTGG atgAACAGGAGGATGAAAGCATGGAGACCACGGGCAAG GATGAGGATGAAAACAGTACGGGGAACAAGGGGGAGCAGACCAAGAACCCGGACCTGCATGAGGACAATGTGACTGAGCAGACCCACCACATCATCATTCCCAGCTATGCAGCCTGGTTCGATTATAATAG TGTTCATGCCATTGAGCGGCGGGCCCTCCCTGAGTTCTTCAACGGCAAGAACAAGTCCAAGACTCCAGAAAT CTACCTGGCCTACCGAAACTTCATGATTGACACTTACCGGCTGAACCCCCAGGAGTATCTCACCTCTACCGCCTGCCGCAGGAACCTGGCGGGCGATGTCTGTGCCATCATGAG GGTCCACGCCTTCCTAGAGCAGTGGGGTCTTATAAACTACCAGGTGGATGCTGAGAGTCGACCAACCCCAATGGGACCTCCACCCACCTCTCACTTCCATGTCTTAGCGGACACGCCCTCAGGGCTGGTGCCTCTGCAACCCAAGACCCCACAG ACCTCTGCTTCCCAACAAATGCTCAACTTCCCTGACAAAGGCAAAGAGAAACCAACAGACATGCAGAACTTCGGGCTGCGCACAGACATGTACACAAAGAAGAACGTGCCCGCCAAG AGCAAAGCTGCGGCCAGTGCCACGCGAGAGTGGACGGAGCAGGAGACCCTTCTTCTCCTGGAG GCTCTGGAAATGTACAAAGACGACTGGAACAAAGTGTCTGAGCATGTGGGAAGCCGCACGCAGGACGAGTGCATCTTGCATTTTCTTCGTCTTCCCATTGAAGACCCGTACCTGGAGGACTCGGAGGCCTCTCTGGGCCCCCTGGCCTACCAGCCCATCCCTTTCAGTCAGTCCGGCAACCCCGTCATGAGCACTGTCGCCTTCCTGGCCTCCGTCGTCGATCCTCGAGTCGCCTCTGCTGCTGCAAAGTCGGCTCTAG AGGAGTTCTCTAAAATGAAGGAAGAGGTACCCACAGCCTTGGTGGAGGCCCATGTTCGGAAAGTGGAGGAAGCAGCCAAAGTGACAGGCAAGGCGGACCCAGCCTTCGGCCTGGAAAGTAGTGGTATTGCCGGAACCACCTCTGATGAGCCTGAGCGGATTGG CCCAGAGGAGAGCGGGACTGACGAGGCACGGGCGGAGGGCCAGGCCACAGAGGAGAAGAAGGAACCCAAG GAACCCCGAGAAGGAGTTGGGGCTGTGGAGGAAGAAGCAAAAGAGAAGACTAGCGAGGCTCCCAAGAAAgatgaagagaaagggaaagaaggcgACAGTGAGAAGGAGTCAGAGAAGAGTGATGGGGACCCCATAG TTGACCCTGAGAAGGAGAAGGAGCcaaaggaggggcaggaggaagtgCTGAAGGAAGTGGTGGAGTCAGAGGGGGAAAGGAAGACCAAGGTGGAGAGGGACATTGGTGAGGGCAATCTCTccaccgctgctgctgctgcgctgGCTGCCGCCGCTGTGAAGGCCAAG cacTTGGCTGCTGTTGAGGAGAGGAAGATCAAATCTCTGGTGGCCCTGCTAGTGGAGACCCAGATGAAAAAGCTGGAGATCAAACTCCGGCACTTTGAGGAGCTGGAGACGATCATGGACCGGGAGCGAGAAGCA CTGGAGTATCAGAGGCAGCAGCTCCTGGCCGACAGGCAAGCCTTCCACATGGAGCAGCTGAAGTATGCGGAGATGAGGGCTCGGCAGCAGCACTTCCAGCAAatgcaccagcagcagcagcagccacctccagccctgcccccaggctcccagcctaTCCCACCTACAGGCGCTGCTGGGCCACCCACAGTCCATGGCTTGGCGATGGCTCCGGCTTCTGTGGCCCCTGCTCCTGCTagcagtggggtccctcctgGAAGCTTGGGCCCCTCTGAACAGATTGGGCAGACAGGGTCAACTGCAGGGCCACAGCAGCAACAACCAGCCGGAGCCCCCCAACCTGGGGCAGTCCCACCAGGGGTACCACCCCCTGGACCCCATG GCCCCTCACCGTTCCCCAACCAACAAACTCCTCCCTCAATGATGCCAGGGGCAGTGCCAGGCAGCGGGCACCCAGGCGTGGCGGGTAATGCTCCTTTGGGTTTGCCTTTTGGCatgccgcctcctcctcctcctgctccatccATCATCCCATTTGGTAGTCTAGCCGACTCCATCAGTATTaaccttccccctcctcctaaCCTGCATGGGCATCACCACCATCTCCCGTTCGCCCCGGGCACTCTCCCCCCACCTAACCTGCCTGTGTCCATGGCGAACCCTCTACATCCTAACCTGCCGGCGACCACCACCATGCCATCTTCCTTGCCTCTCGGGCCGGGGCTCGGATCCGCCGCAGCCCAGAGCCCTGCCATTGTGGCAGCTGTTCAGGGCAACCTCCTGCCCAGTGCCAGCCCACTGCCAG ACCCAGGCACCCCCCTGCCTCCAGACCCCACAGCCCCGAGCCCAGGCACAGTCACCCCTGTGCCACCTCCACAGTGA